One window of Myripristis murdjan chromosome 8, fMyrMur1.1, whole genome shotgun sequence genomic DNA carries:
- the LOC115363717 gene encoding NACHT, LRR and PYD domains-containing protein 12-like: MAPRVTGARNALHRDKVVQMRRLGCLLGASLLSCSGHHQLGGDPGADPGHGATMTVKELLLETLNDLGDDDLKIFQWFLQQTDSLEGLPAIPKSRLERADRPDTVDQMVQTYNQHCLEVTKKVLMKINRNDLVQNLSSIRSGDTGDVSGFGETSESALQSQAAPLPHLIPDSSQAEDLLVPTPKAPQPITSFQSMLQSNLQDRFMCIQEGMSERKNKQLLDDIYTDLYVTDGGVVHINQQHEVRQIEMASGKSTDTEKPIKPSDIFKHPSGKCTPIRMVLTNGIAGIGKTFLVYKFILDWAEGRANQDVHLAFPFTFRQLNLLRGKRFRFAELIHRCIRETIDIQEEALNYIFTTIQTSGNSNYDKSKFKLLFVLDGLDESRLQLDFTADEESYVDVTEPTRVEVLVTNLIKGKLLPSARLWITTRPAAANQIPPECADIFTEVRGFTDPQKDEYFRKRFRDEEQASRIISHIKTSRSLHIMCHIPVFCWITATVLEDMLKTSEGGDLPKTLTEMYAEFLVFQINHTKEKYGTEKSIQSIKSLAKLAFHQLEEGNLIFYGEDLKKSGINFNEASMHSGVFTQIFKEEYGWKKDKDKDKVFSFIHLSIQEFLAAVYVVLSLHNRNKSVMAEQQLSFKSVQMLFSKISTTEVHRVAIDRALESPDGRLDLFLRFLLGLSLENNQTRLQQLLKRTRPQTNWPTIKYIKEKISENPSPDRSINLFHCLNELNDHSLVDEIQKYLRSGSLSTARLSASQWSALVFILLTSEEELKVFDLTKYSASEEALQRMLPVVEASSMSLLSGCNISEKGCAALASVLSSQSSSLRELDLSNNQLQDSGVKLLSHGLGSPICQLKTLRLSWCKLSERSCEALASVLSSSSLRELDLSNNDLQDSGVKMLSAGLESPHCRLEALRLSVCNLSERSCAALASVLSSQSSSLRELDLSNNDLQDSGVKLLSDGLESPHCRLEALRLSGCLVTEEGCAALASALSSNPSHLRELDLSYNHPGDSGVKLLSAGLEDPTWRLDKLSVDHGGLRWLKSGLRKYACEVTLDPNTAYRKLILSEDNRKATLVTEKQPYPDHPERFDNWKQILCRNGMTGRCYWEVERVGWVHVAAAYRGRTRESDDCFLGLNDRSWSLVCSSDTYSAFHNDRTRDIHTLRYFDADRVAVYLDWPAGSLSFYRVSSGTLIHIHTFSSTFTEPLYPAFGFEFMFKCDSSVSLCRLEGGDS; encoded by the exons ATGGCTCCCAGGGTCACCGGGGCCCGCAACGCCCTCCACCGCGATAAGGTTGTGCAGATGAGGCGGTTAGGATGCCTCCTGGGTGCCTCCTTGTTGAGTTGTTCTGGGCACCACCAACTGGGAGGAGACcccggggcagacccaggacac GGAGCAACAATGACGGTTAAGGAGCTCCTCCTGGAAACCCTGAATGATCTGGGGGACGATGACCTCAAGATCTTCCAGTGGTTcttgcagcagacagacagcctgGAAGGCCTCCCAGCCATCCCAAAGAGCCGCCTGGAGAGGGCAGACAGGCCGGACACCGTGGACCAGATGGTGCAGACCTACAACCAACACTGCCTGGAGGTGACCAAGAAGGTTTTAATGAAGATCAACAGGAACGATCTGGTGCAGAATTTGTCAAGCATCAGGTCAGGAGACACAG GAGATGTCAGCGGCTTTGGGGAGACTTCAGAGTCCGCCCTTCAGTCACaggctgctcctcttcctcacctcatCCCAGACAGCAGCCAGGCTGAAG ATTTGCTGGTGCCTACACCAAAGGctccacagccaatcacatcgTTCCAAAGTATGCTTCAGTCTAACCTCCAGGACAGGTTTATGTGCATACAAGAAGGTatgtcagagagaaaaaataagcagCTTTTGGATGACATCTACACAGACCTCTACGTCACAGATGGGGGAGTTGTACACATCAACCAGCAGCACGAGGTCAGGCAGATTGAGATGGCATCAGGAAAGTCAACGGACACAGAGAAGCCAATCAAACCCAGTGACATCTTCAAACACCCTTCTGGAAAATGCACACCCATAAGAATGGTGCTGACCAATGGCATTGCAGGAATTGGCAAAACCTTCCTTGTGTACAAGTTCATcctggactgggctgaaggaAGAGCCAATCAAGATGTGCATCTTGCATTCCCCTTCACCTTCCGCCAGCTAAACTTACTGAGGGGAAAAAGGTTTCGTTTTGCAGAGCTCATTCACAGATGCATCAGGGAAACCATCGACATCCAGGAGGAGGCTCTTAATTACATCTTCACAACAATACAGACATCTGGAAACTCCAACTATGACAAGAGCAAATTCAAGCTCCTGTTTGTGTTGGACGGTCTGGATGAGAGCCGCCTTCAGCTAGACTTCACTGCTGATGAAGAATCTTATGTTGATGTGACAGAGCCAACCAGAGTAGAAGTGCTggtgacaaacctcatcaaggggaaactgcttccctctgctcgcctctggataaccacacgacccgcagcagccaatcagatccctccggAGTGTGCTGACATCTttacagaggtgagaggcttcactgacccacagaaggatgAATACTTCAgaaagagattcagagatgaggagcaggccagcagaatcatctcccacatcaagacgtcacgaagcctccacatcatgtgccacatcccagtcttctgctggatcactgctacagttctggaggacatgttgaaaaccagtgagggaggagacctgcccaagaccctgactgagatgtacgcAGAGTTCCTGGTGTTTCAGATCAATCACACAAAGGAGAAGTATGGCACTGAAAAGAGCATTCAGAGCATCAAGTCACTTGCAAAACTGGCTTTTCACCAGCTGGAGGAAGGCAACCTTATATTCTATGGTGAAGACCTAAAAAAAAGTGGCATTAATTTTAATGAAGCCTCAATGCACTCAGGAGTATTCAcgcagatctttaaagaggaataTGGGTGGAAGAAGGACAAAGATAAGGATAAGGTGTTTAGcttcatccatctgtccattcaggagtttctggctgctgtttatGTGGTCCTGTCACTACATAACAGAAACAAGAGTGTCATGGCTGAACAGCAACTAAGTTTCAAAAGTGTGCAAATGCTTTTCAGCAAAATATCTACAACAGAAGTCCACAGGGTTGCCATTGACAGGGCCTTGGAGAGTCCAGATGGACGCCTGGACTTGTTCCTCCGATTCCTCCTGGGCCTTTCACTGGAGAACAATCAGACTCGTCTACAACAGTTACTGAAACGGACAAGACCACAGACCAACTGGCCAACAATCAagtacatcaaggagaagatcagtgagaatccctctccagacagaagcatcaacctgttccactgtctgaatgagctgaatgaccattctctagtggacgAGATCCAAAAGTATCTGAGATCAGGAAGTCTCTCCACAGCCAGACTCTCTGCttctcagtggtcagctctggtcttcatcttactgacaTCGGAGGAAGAGCTGAAAGTCTTCGACCTCAcaaaatactctgcttcagaggaggctcttcagAGGATGCTGCCAGTGGTCGAAGCCTCTAGTATGTCTCT gctgagtggctgtaacaTCTCAGAGAAaggctgtgcagctctggcctcagttctcagctcccagtcctctagtctgagagagctggacctgagtaacaaccagctgcaggattcaggagtgaagctgctctctcaTGGACTGGGGAGTCCAATCTGTCAACTGAAGACGCTAAG GTTGAGTTGGTGTAAACtctcagagagaagctgtgaagctctggcctcagttctcagctcctccagtctgagagagctggacctgagtaacaatgatctgcaggattcaggagtgaagatGCTCTCTGccggactggagagtccacactgcagactggaggctctcag gctgagtgtgtgtaatctgtcagaaagaagctgtgcagctctggcctcagttctcagctcccagtcctctagtctgagagagctggacctgagcaacaatgacctgcaggattcaggagtgaagctgctctctgatggactggagagtccacactgcagactggaggctctcag gctgtcaggctgtctggtCACAGAGGAgggctgtgctgctctggcctcagctctgagctccaacccctcccatctgagagagctggacctgagctacaatcatccaggagactcaggagtgaagctgctctctgctggactggaggatccaacctggagactggacaAGCTCAG TGTGGACCACGGTGGGCTGCGCTGGCTGAAAtcaggtctgaggaagt atgcctgtgaggTCACGCTGGACCCGAACACCGCCTACAGGAAGCTgatcctgtctgaggacaacaggaaggcgaCGCTGGTGACGGAGAAGCAGCCGTATCCCGATCACCCCGAGAGGTTTGACAACTGGAAGCAGATTCTGTGTAGAAACGGCATGACCGgccgctgctactgggaggtggagagggtggGATGGGTTCATGTGGCGGCGGCCTACAGGGGGAGGACAAGAGAGAGCGACGACTGCTTCCTGGGACTGAACGACAGGTCGTGGAGTCTGGTCTGCTCCAGTGACACTTACTCTGCCTTTCACAACGACAGGACGCGGGACATACACACCCTGCGCTACTTTGACGCCGACCGAGTGGcggtgtatctggactggcccgCCGgatctctgtccttctacagagtctcgtCCGGCACGCTGATCCAcatccacaccttcagctccacgtTCACCGAGCCTCTGTACCCCGCGTTCGGCTTTGAGTTCATGTTCAAGTgtgactcctcagtgtctctgtgtcggCTGGAGGGGGGAGACTCATGA